Below is a genomic region from Planifilum fulgidum.
CCGGAGTTCAAGGAACTGATGTCCCGAAAAAAGCGGTTCATCATCCCCGCAACGATCTTTTTCGCCGTATATTATTTCGCTCTTCCCATCCTGACCGGATATTTTGACTTTCTGAACACCCGGGTGACAGGAGCCCTGAACTGGGCCTATCTGTTCGCCCTCTCCCAGTTCTTCATGGCCTGGATCATCGCCATCCTGTATGTTCGGAGCGCCAACAGGACGGATCGTCTCGTCGAGAAAATCGTCGCCAGGGAAAAGGGGAATGAACGATGAACGCGACGGCTTTCGTGCTCTTCTGCATCATCGTAGCC
It encodes:
- a CDS encoding DUF485 domain-containing protein — encoded protein: MANQPQQAETRSPSHDWERIANTPEFKELMSRKKRFIIPATIFFAVYYFALPILTGYFDFLNTRVTGALNWAYLFALSQFFMAWIIAILYVRSANRTDRLVEKIVAREKGNER